One Erysipelothrix amsterdamensis DNA window includes the following coding sequences:
- the rplF gene encoding 50S ribosomal protein L6, with protein sequence MSRIGNKTITIPAGVEVELKAGNEVTVKGPKGTLTRQFSELYEIEINGSEINVKRPNDSKKVKQLHGTTRSLIANMITGVSEGFTKSLELVGIGYRASKSDNKLVLNVGYSHPIEFELEDGVDIEVPSATAINITGVDKQRVGEWAANIRATRKPEPYLGKGIKYKNEVIRRKEGKTAAKK encoded by the coding sequence ATGTCACGTATCGGAAATAAAACGATTACCATTCCGGCAGGCGTTGAAGTCGAATTAAAAGCTGGCAATGAGGTGACAGTAAAAGGTCCTAAGGGAACTTTAACACGTCAGTTCAGTGAGCTTTACGAAATCGAAATCAACGGAAGCGAAATTAACGTTAAACGCCCGAATGATTCAAAAAAAGTTAAACAATTACATGGTACTACACGATCACTAATCGCTAACATGATTACTGGAGTAAGTGAAGGATTCACTAAATCTCTAGAATTAGTTGGTATCGGGTATCGTGCATCTAAGTCAGATAACAAGTTAGTCTTGAATGTTGGATACTCACATCCAATCGAGTTTGAACTAGAAGATGGTGTAGATATCGAAGTACCTAGCGCAACAGCTATTAACATCACAGGTGTTGATAAGCAACGCGTTGGAGAATGGGCAGCAAACATTCGTGCTACTCGTAAACCTGAACCATATCTCGGTAAAGGTATTAAATACAAGAATGAAGTTATCCGTCGCAAAGAGGGTAAAACAGCAGCTAAGAAATAG
- the rpsH gene encoding 30S ribosomal protein S8: MYVTDPIADLLTRVRNAIQAKHDVVEIPASKEKTEIARILKEEGFIRDYLVSGEGIKKTITIVLKYGPNNERVISGLKRISKPGKRVYAKTNEVPRVLNGLGIAIISTSEGMLTDKQARAKHVGGEVLAYVW, encoded by the coding sequence ATGTATGTAACAGATCCAATCGCTGATTTACTTACACGTGTTCGTAATGCTATTCAAGCAAAACACGATGTAGTTGAAATTCCAGCAAGTAAAGAAAAAACAGAAATCGCTAGAATTTTGAAAGAAGAAGGTTTTATCCGCGACTACCTAGTTAGTGGTGAAGGAATCAAGAAGACAATTACAATTGTTCTTAAATATGGTCCTAACAACGAACGAGTAATTAGCGGGTTAAAACGAATTTCAAAACCTGGTAAACGCGTATACGCGAAGACAAATGAAGTTCCACGTGTTCTTAACGGACTTGGAATTGCAATCATTTCAACTTCAGAAGGTATGCTAACAGACAAGCAAGCTCGCGCTAAACATGTTGGTGGCGAAGTCTTAGCTTACGTTTGGTAA
- the rplX gene encoding 50S ribosomal protein L24 codes for MRIKRGDNVQVITGSYKGTIGDVIEVSPKHDKVKVEGVNLIKKHMKPSQMNPEGGIIEQEAWIHVSNVMLYDAKAKAPSRVAYTEEKGKKVRVYKKSGAAVK; via the coding sequence ATGAGAATCAAACGTGGAGATAATGTTCAAGTAATTACAGGCTCATACAAGGGCACCATTGGTGATGTCATTGAAGTTTCACCTAAACATGACAAAGTTAAGGTTGAAGGTGTTAATTTAATTAAAAAACACATGAAACCAAGCCAAATGAACCCAGAGGGTGGTATTATTGAACAAGAAGCATGGATTCATGTTTCAAACGTAATGTTATACGATGCTAAAGCGAAAGCTCCAAGCCGTGTAGCTTACACAGAAGAAAAAGGTAAAAAAGTTCGCGTCTATAAAAAATCAGGCGCAGCAGTAAAATAA
- the rpsN gene encoding 30S ribosomal protein S14: MAKKSKIAREKQRQEIVDRYAEKRAELKAKGDYEGLQKLPRNASPVRLHNRDMVDGRPHGYLRKYGMSRIRFREAAHKGQIPGVKKASW; encoded by the coding sequence ATGGCTAAGAAATCAAAAATCGCTCGTGAAAAACAACGTCAAGAGATCGTAGATCGCTACGCAGAAAAACGTGCTGAACTAAAAGCCAAAGGTGACTACGAAGGACTTCAAAAACTTCCTCGTAATGCATCACCTGTACGTCTTCACAACCGCGATATGGTTGACGGACGCCCTCACGGATACTTACGTAAATACGGTATGTCTCGTATTCGCTTCCGCGAAGCTGCTCATAAAGGGCAAATTCCAGGCGTTAAAAAGGCAAGCTGGTAG
- the rplR gene encoding 50S ribosomal protein L18 — MAKKLSRNQERVRRHARVRRKVSGTQERPRLSVYRSNGNISAQVIDDVTGNTLVSAGSVQMKLANGGNIEAAAQVGNAVAKLALENGIKSVVFDRGGYIYHGRVKALAEAAREAGLEF, encoded by the coding sequence ATGGCAAAAAAATTATCAAGAAATCAAGAACGAGTTCGTCGTCATGCTCGAGTTCGTCGTAAAGTCAGTGGAACGCAAGAACGCCCACGTCTTAGCGTGTATCGATCAAATGGAAACATTTCTGCACAAGTTATTGATGATGTTACAGGTAACACATTAGTATCAGCAGGATCGGTACAAATGAAACTCGCAAATGGCGGTAATATTGAGGCAGCAGCGCAAGTTGGTAACGCTGTAGCTAAATTAGCATTAGAAAATGGAATTAAATCTGTAGTGTTTGACCGTGGTGGTTATATTTATCATGGACGTGTTAAAGCATTAGCAGAGGCAGCTCGAGAAGCTGGACTAGAGTTTTAA
- a CDS encoding adenylate kinase, which yields MNLLIMGPAGSGKGTMSAHIVELFNVAHISTGDMFREAISNATPVGIEAKSYIDQGKLVPDEVTDRMVKERISKDDCLNGYLLDGYPRNLHQAEALEVMSNDINRPIDLVINLEVEYEELVNRITGRRLCKDCGAIYHIDNNPPKVESKCDICGGELYQRSDDNEEKLQVRFEEYINQTKPVIDYYREKGLVRDVNASQPAENVMNEIKNILEAVK from the coding sequence ATGAATTTATTAATCATGGGTCCTGCTGGTAGTGGTAAAGGTACAATGTCAGCGCATATTGTTGAATTGTTCAATGTTGCTCACATTTCGACTGGAGATATGTTTAGAGAAGCTATCTCAAATGCTACTCCAGTTGGAATCGAAGCAAAATCTTATATTGATCAAGGAAAGCTTGTGCCTGACGAAGTAACCGACCGCATGGTAAAAGAGCGTATCTCAAAAGATGATTGCTTGAATGGTTACTTATTGGATGGATATCCACGTAACTTACATCAAGCAGAAGCACTTGAGGTAATGTCAAATGATATTAACCGCCCTATTGATTTAGTAATCAATCTTGAGGTAGAATATGAGGAGCTTGTAAATCGAATTACAGGCCGTCGTCTATGTAAAGATTGTGGTGCAATCTATCATATTGACAATAATCCACCTAAAGTAGAATCTAAATGTGATATTTGTGGTGGAGAACTATACCAACGAAGCGATGACAATGAAGAGAAACTTCAAGTCCGTTTTGAAGAGTATATTAACCAAACAAAACCAGTTATCGATTATTATCGTGAAAAAGGTTTAGTTCGTGACGTTAATGCATCTCAACCTGCAGAAAATGTTATGAATGAGATAAAAAACATCTTGGAGGCGGTTAAATGA
- the rpsC gene encoding 30S ribosomal protein S3, with protein MGQKVHPIGMRVGVIRDWESRWYAEKDFANLLHEDKLIRDYIFKNLKDAYVSRVEIERSKNRVDIIIRTARPGVVIGVNGANIEKVKKDIAKISEGNTVNIKVLEVANPDLDAHLVARNIAEQLEQRASFRTAQKRTIQRTMRAGAKGIKTAVSGRLGGADMARSEGYSEGIVPLHTLRSDIDYAHYEANTQFGILGVKVWICRGEVLPGQKVQEPEAPKGGKFDRPRRRRNDRRPNNNPRNAKPAASAASKDEQGGN; from the coding sequence ATGGGACAAAAAGTACATCCGATCGGTATGCGCGTTGGTGTCATTCGTGATTGGGAATCACGTTGGTATGCTGAAAAAGATTTCGCAAATTTATTACACGAAGATAAATTAATTCGTGACTATATTTTCAAAAATCTTAAAGATGCATATGTATCACGCGTAGAAATCGAACGATCAAAGAATCGTGTTGACATCATTATCCGTACAGCTCGCCCAGGAGTTGTTATTGGAGTTAATGGTGCAAATATTGAAAAAGTTAAAAAAGATATTGCAAAAATCTCAGAAGGCAACACAGTTAACATTAAAGTGTTAGAAGTTGCTAACCCAGATTTAGATGCTCATTTAGTTGCTCGTAACATTGCTGAGCAATTAGAACAACGTGCATCATTTAGAACTGCTCAAAAACGTACAATTCAACGTACAATGCGCGCAGGTGCTAAAGGAATCAAAACTGCCGTTTCAGGCCGTTTAGGTGGAGCAGATATGGCTCGTTCAGAAGGATATTCAGAGGGAATCGTTCCTCTTCATACACTTCGTTCAGACATTGACTACGCACACTATGAAGCTAATACTCAATTTGGTATCTTAGGTGTTAAAGTTTGGATCTGCCGCGGTGAAGTATTACCAGGTCAAAAGGTTCAAGAACCTGAAGCACCTAAGGGTGGTAAGTTTGATCGACCACGTCGTCGTCGTAACGACCGTCGTCCAAACAACAACCCACGTAATGCTAAACCAGCAGCTTCAGCTGCATCAAAAGACGAGCAAGGAGGTAACTAG
- the rplN gene encoding 50S ribosomal protein L14: MIQNESRCKVADNTGAKEILVIRCLGGSRRRSASIGDIVVGTVKHAIPGGTVKKGDVVKAVVVRTKYGVRRENGSYINFDDNAVVILKDDMTPRGTRIFGPVARELREYNFMKIVSLAPEVL; encoded by the coding sequence ATGATACAAAATGAATCAAGATGTAAAGTCGCTGACAACACTGGTGCTAAGGAAATCTTAGTAATTCGTTGCCTAGGTGGTAGCCGTCGTCGTTCAGCAAGCATTGGAGACATTGTTGTTGGTACGGTTAAACATGCTATTCCTGGTGGAACAGTTAAAAAAGGTGATGTCGTTAAAGCGGTAGTAGTTCGTACTAAATACGGTGTACGTCGTGAAAATGGATCATACATTAATTTTGATGATAACGCAGTTGTTATCTTAAAAGATGATATGACTCCTCGCGGAACTCGTATTTTTGGACCGGTAGCTCGCGAGCTTCGTGAATATAATTTCATGAAAATCGTATCATTAGCACCGGAAGTGTTATAG
- the rplB gene encoding 50S ribosomal protein L2 codes for MAIKHYKPTTPGRRGMTTLANEQLTKNVKPERSLVAPLSKTGGRGNTGRITTRHIGGGHKRQYRIIDFKRNKDDIPAKVATIEYDPNRSANIALLSYADGEKRYILAPKGLKVGDVIYSGASADIKVGNAKELGQMPEGTLVHNIELKPGRGAQLVRSAGTSAQVLGVEEKHVTVQLASGEVRKILSTCRATIGEVGNSEHSLVNIGKAGRKRHMGIRPTVRGSAMNPVDHPHGGGEGRTPIGRKSPMTPWGKKAMGVKTRRDKKASTKLIVRRRNDK; via the coding sequence ATGGCAATTAAACATTATAAGCCAACTACTCCTGGACGTCGCGGGATGACAACTTTAGCTAACGAACAGTTAACTAAAAATGTTAAACCAGAACGTTCATTAGTAGCTCCACTAAGTAAAACTGGTGGACGTGGTAATACAGGTCGTATTACAACTCGTCACATCGGTGGTGGACATAAACGTCAATACCGTATTATTGACTTTAAACGTAACAAAGATGATATTCCAGCAAAAGTTGCAACAATCGAATATGATCCAAACCGTTCAGCAAATATCGCTTTATTAAGCTACGCTGATGGGGAAAAACGTTATATTTTAGCTCCTAAAGGACTAAAAGTAGGCGACGTAATTTATAGTGGTGCATCAGCTGATATTAAAGTTGGTAACGCTAAAGAATTAGGTCAAATGCCTGAAGGTACATTAGTACATAATATTGAATTAAAACCAGGACGTGGTGCACAATTAGTGCGTTCAGCTGGAACATCAGCTCAAGTTCTTGGTGTTGAAGAAAAACATGTTACTGTTCAATTAGCATCTGGTGAAGTTCGTAAGATTTTATCAACATGCCGTGCAACAATCGGTGAAGTTGGAAACTCAGAACATTCATTAGTTAACATTGGTAAAGCTGGACGTAAACGTCACATGGGTATTCGCCCAACTGTACGTGGTTCTGCAATGAACCCTGTTGATCACCCTCATGGTGGTGGGGAAGGACGTACTCCAATCGGACGTAAGTCACCTATGACACCTTGGGGTAAAAAAGCTATGGGTGTTAAAACTCGTAGAGATAAAAAAGCATCGACTAAGTTAATTGTACGTCGACGCAATGATAAGTAG
- the rplW gene encoding 50S ribosomal protein L23: protein MKRNPRDIIVRPIITEKTVAMQQNDNKVTFEVAKGSNKIEIRQAIEEIFNVKVEKINVINVLPRKKRVGRYEGQTKAVRKAIVKLAEGSKIEVL, encoded by the coding sequence ATGAAACGTAACCCTAGAGATATTATTGTTCGTCCAATTATTACTGAGAAAACAGTAGCGATGCAACAAAATGATAACAAAGTTACTTTTGAAGTAGCTAAAGGATCAAACAAAATCGAAATTCGTCAAGCTATCGAAGAAATTTTCAATGTTAAAGTTGAAAAAATCAACGTTATCAACGTTTTACCACGTAAAAAACGTGTAGGACGTTACGAAGGACAAACTAAAGCAGTTCGCAAAGCAATCGTGAAACTTGCTGAAGGTTCAAAAATCGAAGTTCTTTAA
- the rplP gene encoding 50S ribosomal protein L16, producing MLMPKRTKYRKPHRLSYEGRSKAGRTVAFGEYGLVAESGNYVSNRQIESARIAMTRYMKRGGKVWIKIFPHLAITKKPLEVRMGSGKGAPEGWVAVVKPGRVMFEIAGVPEEVAREAFRLASHKLAVKTRFVKKGEEEQV from the coding sequence ATGTTAATGCCAAAACGTACAAAATATAGAAAACCACATCGTCTTTCATACGAGGGACGTTCAAAAGCTGGACGTACTGTTGCTTTTGGAGAATACGGTTTGGTTGCTGAATCAGGAAACTATGTAAGTAACCGTCAAATCGAATCTGCTCGTATTGCAATGACTCGTTATATGAAACGTGGTGGGAAAGTTTGGATTAAAATCTTCCCTCACTTAGCAATCACTAAAAAACCATTAGAAGTTCGAATGGGTTCTGGTAAAGGTGCACCTGAAGGTTGGGTTGCAGTTGTTAAGCCAGGTCGAGTAATGTTTGAAATCGCTGGAGTACCTGAAGAAGTAGCACGCGAAGCGTTCCGCTTAGCTTCACACAAACTAGCAGTTAAAACTCGATTTGTTAAAAAGGGAGAGGAGGAACAAGTATGA
- the rpmC gene encoding 50S ribosomal protein L29, producing the protein MTTVKEIREKNDADLLVEIDALKEELFDLRFQQAIGQLENPARLREIRKTIARIKTVITERELSDNK; encoded by the coding sequence ATGACAACAGTAAAAGAAATCCGTGAAAAAAATGACGCTGATTTATTAGTTGAAATTGATGCTTTAAAGGAAGAGTTATTTGATTTACGTTTCCAACAAGCAATTGGTCAACTTGAAAATCCTGCTCGATTAAGAGAAATCCGTAAAACGATTGCTCGGATTAAGACAGTGATCACTGAGCGCGAGCTTAGTGACAATAAGTAG
- the rpsQ gene encoding 30S ribosomal protein S17, with protein MERNKRKVYRGTVVSDAMDKTVVVEVKTSKRHPLYGKRVNYSKKFKAHDETNEIKVGDIVEIMETRPLSATKFCRVTKLVEKAEVL; from the coding sequence ATGGAAAGAAACAAGCGCAAAGTTTACCGTGGTACTGTTGTATCTGATGCAATGGATAAAACGGTAGTAGTAGAAGTAAAAACGTCAAAACGTCATCCATTGTATGGAAAACGTGTAAACTATTCAAAAAAATTCAAGGCTCATGATGAAACTAATGAAATCAAAGTTGGAGATATTGTTGAAATTATGGAAACTCGTCCATTATCAGCAACTAAATTCTGCCGCGTTACTAAATTAGTTGAAAAAGCCGAAGTATTGTAG
- the secY gene encoding preprotein translocase subunit SecY: MRFFTDLFKNKEIRIRIIFTLALLLIYRLGTVIPVPNVDSVKVAGSMASELNSNTLVGMMNILGGGFIQSFSIFALGVGPYITASIIIQLLSMDVIPYLTELTKSGQKGKLQLDRITRYLGVVLAYVQAIGIISLLNNQHKILLSSTVADYFFMGTVMAAGTMFLLWLGDQITQKGVGNGLSMIIFAGIVSNLPSQFKGAFAEMTKGGTTMGFVWCAVYVLLYLAIIILVIYMNGAVRKISIQYTSNVGGTTRGKSMNHLPLMINSASVIPVIFAGAIMQAPVIVMSWINQNSGFYKFMTTTMSLQQPVGLIVYALLIIAFTFFYTHLQVDPEKISEDFGKNGSYIPGVRPGKDTKNYISTILNRITVLGSLFLTFVALLPHVLPMITRGAIPASTAIGGTGIIIVVGVALETVKELEGRMTQRSYKGLFNK, translated from the coding sequence ATGAGATTTTTTACTGATTTATTCAAAAATAAAGAAATCAGAATAAGAATCATTTTCACACTTGCATTGTTATTGATTTATCGACTAGGGACAGTTATTCCTGTTCCTAACGTCGATAGCGTTAAAGTCGCAGGATCAATGGCAAGCGAACTAAACTCAAATACATTAGTTGGAATGATGAATATTCTTGGTGGAGGGTTTATCCAATCATTTTCAATTTTCGCTCTAGGTGTAGGACCTTACATTACCGCATCAATTATTATCCAATTGTTATCAATGGATGTTATACCATATTTAACTGAGCTAACGAAATCTGGTCAAAAGGGTAAATTACAACTTGACCGAATTACACGTTATCTTGGAGTGGTATTAGCATACGTTCAAGCGATTGGAATTATTAGCTTACTCAACAATCAACATAAGATTTTGTTGAGTAGTACTGTAGCGGACTACTTCTTTATGGGAACTGTAATGGCTGCGGGAACAATGTTCCTTCTATGGCTTGGTGATCAAATCACTCAAAAGGGTGTAGGTAATGGATTATCAATGATTATTTTCGCAGGTATCGTATCAAATCTTCCAAGTCAATTTAAAGGCGCTTTCGCTGAAATGACTAAGGGTGGTACAACTATGGGCTTTGTATGGTGTGCAGTTTATGTGCTTCTATACTTAGCGATTATTATTCTTGTTATTTATATGAACGGTGCCGTTCGTAAAATTTCAATTCAATATACATCAAACGTAGGTGGAACTACACGTGGTAAGAGTATGAACCATTTGCCATTAATGATTAACTCTGCATCAGTTATTCCAGTAATTTTTGCTGGAGCAATTATGCAAGCACCAGTTATTGTTATGAGTTGGATTAACCAAAATAGTGGTTTCTATAAATTCATGACAACGACAATGAGCTTACAACAACCCGTAGGATTGATTGTTTATGCATTATTAATAATTGCATTCACATTCTTCTACACTCACTTACAAGTAGACCCTGAGAAAATTTCAGAGGACTTCGGTAAGAATGGATCTTATATCCCAGGCGTTCGCCCAGGTAAAGATACAAAAAATTACATTAGTACGATTTTAAATCGTATTACGGTATTAGGATCGTTATTCCTAACGTTTGTAGCACTACTCCCTCATGTGTTACCAATGATTACACGAGGAGCAATTCCAGCAAGTACAGCAATTGGTGGTACTGGTATCATCATCGTTGTCGGAGTTGCACTTGAAACAGTTAAAGAACTTGAGGGTCGTATGACACAACGTTCATATAAAGGTTTATTTAACAAATAA
- the rplE gene encoding 50S ribosomal protein L5: MNLKEQYKNEVVAKLVEEFNYTSVMQTPKLEKIVVNMGVGEAINNTKFLDDAVADLEIITGQKPVITRAKKSIANFKLREDMPIGCKVTLRGQKMYDFLEKLIKVALPRVRDFRGINGGSFDGRGNYTMGVKEQLIFPEIDFDKVNKVRGMDITIVTTAKTDKEGYALLSMLGMPFKKEGN; the protein is encoded by the coding sequence ATGAACTTAAAAGAACAATACAAAAATGAAGTAGTTGCTAAATTAGTTGAAGAATTTAACTATACTTCAGTAATGCAAACACCTAAACTCGAAAAAATCGTAGTTAACATGGGTGTTGGTGAAGCAATCAACAACACAAAATTCTTAGATGATGCTGTTGCTGATTTAGAAATTATTACTGGTCAAAAACCAGTTATCACAAGAGCTAAGAAATCAATTGCTAACTTCAAATTACGTGAAGATATGCCTATTGGATGTAAAGTTACACTTCGTGGTCAAAAAATGTATGACTTCTTAGAAAAACTTATCAAAGTTGCTCTTCCTCGTGTACGTGACTTCCGTGGTATTAACGGTGGATCATTTGACGGACGTGGTAACTATACTATGGGTGTTAAAGAACAATTAATTTTCCCAGAAATCGATTTTGACAAAGTTAATAAAGTTCGTGGTATGGATATTACTATCGTTACTACAGCTAAAACAGATAAAGAAGGTTATGCTTTACTTTCAATGTTAGGCATGCCATTTAAAAAGGAGGGTAACTAA
- the map gene encoding type I methionyl aminopeptidase, whose product MISTKSERELELMREAGRIAFECQEAVKAAIQPGVSTKHLDDIARNYILSQGATPAFLGYDGFPGSICASVNEVLVHGIPSSEVILKNGDIITIDVGAIYKGYYSDHAWTYPVGEISDEAQNLLKVTEESLFAGIEAAVAGNRIGDIGHAVMTVVQPFGYGLPVEYSGHGVGTSMHEAPYVPNVGVPNKGALLRKNMVIAIEPMVQIGTNKTSVLDDEWTVVSEDRSLTAHFEHTVVILEDSYEILTRTKEAFKHS is encoded by the coding sequence ATGATATCAACCAAGTCTGAACGTGAGTTAGAATTAATGCGCGAAGCCGGTCGAATTGCTTTTGAATGCCAAGAGGCAGTTAAAGCAGCAATCCAACCAGGCGTATCAACCAAACATTTGGATGATATTGCTCGTAACTATATTCTAAGTCAAGGTGCAACACCAGCGTTTCTTGGTTATGATGGATTTCCGGGTTCAATATGTGCTTCGGTAAATGAAGTTTTAGTTCATGGTATTCCTAGTTCAGAGGTAATCCTCAAGAATGGTGACATTATCACGATTGATGTTGGCGCTATTTATAAAGGTTATTACAGCGATCATGCTTGGACATATCCTGTTGGGGAAATAAGTGATGAAGCACAAAACTTATTAAAAGTAACTGAAGAGTCGTTATTTGCAGGAATTGAAGCTGCTGTAGCGGGAAATCGTATAGGAGATATTGGTCATGCAGTTATGACGGTTGTTCAACCATTTGGTTATGGACTACCTGTTGAATACTCAGGACACGGTGTCGGAACTTCGATGCATGAAGCTCCATACGTACCCAATGTTGGTGTTCCTAATAAAGGGGCGCTTCTTCGCAAAAATATGGTTATTGCGATTGAACCTATGGTTCAAATTGGAACCAATAAAACATCTGTATTAGATGATGAGTGGACTGTTGTTTCAGAAGACAGATCCTTAACAGCTCATTTTGAACATACAGTAGTAATTCTTGAAGATAGTTATGAAATTTTAACTCGAACAAAGGAGGCTTTTAAACACTCATGA
- the rpsS gene encoding 30S ribosomal protein S19: MSRSLKKGPFCDLHLMNKVEKLNAESKKEVIKTWSRRSTIFPQFVEHTFAVHNGKEHVPVFVTEDMVGHKLGEFVPTRRYTGHAADKKAGR; encoded by the coding sequence ATGAGTCGTAGTTTAAAAAAAGGACCATTTTGTGATCTTCATTTAATGAACAAAGTTGAAAAACTAAATGCAGAAAGCAAAAAAGAAGTAATTAAAACATGGTCACGCCGTTCAACTATTTTCCCTCAATTCGTTGAGCATACGTTTGCGGTGCATAATGGTAAGGAACACGTTCCAGTGTTTGTTACTGAAGACATGGTAGGACATAAATTAGGTGAGTTCGTACCAACACGTCGTTATACAGGTCACGCAGCTGACAAGAAGGCGGGTCGTTAA
- the rplO gene encoding 50S ribosomal protein L15, with product MKLHELKYNEGARQDRKRLGRGQGSGTGKTSGKGHKGQNARSGGGVALGFEGGQTPLFKRIPKRGFKNVNRVDYAVVNLSSLNVFEDGTEVTIEALLEKGIIKKTLDGVKILGQGELEKKLVVKANAFSKSAVESIEKLGGKAEVI from the coding sequence ATGAAATTACATGAATTAAAATACAATGAAGGTGCACGCCAAGATCGTAAACGTCTTGGTCGTGGACAAGGTTCAGGAACTGGTAAGACATCAGGAAAAGGTCACAAGGGTCAAAATGCTCGTAGTGGCGGTGGTGTTGCACTAGGATTTGAGGGTGGTCAAACACCATTGTTCAAACGTATTCCTAAACGCGGTTTCAAAAATGTTAACCGTGTGGACTACGCAGTTGTTAACTTAAGTTCATTAAACGTATTTGAAGACGGAACTGAAGTTACAATTGAAGCACTTTTAGAAAAAGGAATTATCAAAAAAACACTTGACGGAGTTAAAATCTTAGGTCAAGGTGAATTAGAGAAAAAATTAGTTGTTAAAGCTAACGCATTCTCAAAATCAGCAGTTGAAAGTATTGAAAAATTAGGTGGAAAAGCAGAGGTAATCTAA
- the rpsE gene encoding 30S ribosomal protein S5 has product MNRKPRREQREQEFEERVVVINRVTKVVKGGRRFRFAALVVVGDKKGRVGFGTGKANEVPDAIRKGVEAAKKNLINVKMINGTLPHANTGKFGAGEVFVRPAAEGTGVIAGGAIRDVMELAGVTDVLTKCIGSRTPINMVRATFEALESMKTVDEVASLREIKVEDVR; this is encoded by the coding sequence ATGAATCGTAAACCTAGAAGAGAACAACGTGAACAAGAATTCGAAGAACGCGTTGTTGTCATCAATCGTGTAACTAAAGTTGTTAAGGGTGGTCGTCGTTTCCGCTTCGCTGCTCTAGTTGTAGTTGGTGACAAAAAAGGTCGCGTCGGTTTCGGAACAGGTAAAGCCAACGAAGTTCCAGATGCAATCCGCAAGGGTGTTGAAGCCGCAAAGAAAAACTTAATTAACGTTAAGATGATTAACGGAACATTGCCACACGCTAACACAGGAAAATTTGGTGCCGGAGAAGTATTTGTACGTCCTGCAGCAGAAGGTACTGGAGTTATTGCTGGTGGAGCAATTCGTGACGTTATGGAGTTAGCAGGAGTTACTGACGTGCTAACAAAATGTATTGGTTCACGTACACCAATCAACATGGTTCGTGCAACATTTGAAGCACTTGAATCAATGAAAACTGTTGATGAAGTTGCGAGTTTAAGAGAAATCAAAGTCGAAGACGTACGATAG
- the rplV gene encoding 50S ribosomal protein L22: MEVKAIVKTVRVTPRKARLVLDEIRGLDVDHAAAILRYTPNSASKVIAKVLDSAIANATNNHQLDEEKLYISACYADEGVTMKRFRPRAKGSAAPIMKRTSHITVVVSERA; the protein is encoded by the coding sequence ATGGAAGTAAAAGCAATAGTTAAAACAGTTCGTGTTACTCCACGTAAAGCACGTCTTGTTCTAGATGAAATTCGTGGACTTGATGTTGATCATGCAGCAGCTATCTTAAGATATACACCTAATTCTGCTTCAAAAGTAATCGCTAAAGTCTTAGACTCAGCAATTGCAAATGCAACAAACAATCATCAATTAGATGAAGAAAAACTTTACATCTCAGCATGCTATGCTGATGAAGGTGTAACAATGAAGCGTTTCAGACCTAGAGCTAAAGGTTCTGCAGCGCCAATCATGAAGCGTACAAGCCACATCACTGTTGTGGTTTCGGAACGCGCCTAA